One Felis catus isolate Fca126 chromosome D2, F.catus_Fca126_mat1.0, whole genome shotgun sequence DNA window includes the following coding sequences:
- the ZNF511 gene encoding zinc finger protein 511 isoform X2 produces the protein MQLPPALHSRLAGGPGAAEPLPVERDPAAGAPPFRFAARRVRFPREHEFFEDGDVLRHLYLQDVLTQVTEAPERPRVPEFTCQVAGCCQVFDSLEDYEHHYHTLHRNVCSFCRRAFPSVHLLDVHILEWHDSLFQILSERQDMYQCLVEGCAEKFKTSKDRKDHLVRCHLYPADFRFDKPKKSRGPATPGAAVRASAEAPRDDGEQSGGDAMEVCSEHAASLPEPVGERRTSSHRIPSTICFGQGASRGFKSTKKKKGHQ, from the exons ATGCAGCTGCCGCCCGCGCTGCACTCCCGCCTGGCGGGGGGACCCGGGGCGGCCGAGCCGCTGCCGGTGGAGCGGGACCCCGCGGCCGGAGCCCCGCCCTTCCGCTTCGCGGCGCGCCGGGTACGCTTCCCGCGGGAGCACGAGTTCTTCGAG GATGGGGACGTGCTGCGACACCTCTACCTTCAGGACGTGCTCACACAGGTGACAGAGGCGCCGGAGAGGCCCAG GGTGCCTGAGTTTACCTGTCAGGTGGCAGGCTGCTGCCAGGTGTTTGACAGCCTGGAGGACTATGAGCACCACTACCACACTCTGCACAGAAACGTCTGCTCCTTCTGCAGACGGGCCTTCCCCTCAGTGCACCTGCTGGACGTCCACATCCTGGAGTGGCATGACTCACTGTTCCAGATCCTGTCCGAAAGGCAGGACATG TATCAGTGCCTGGTGGAAGGCTGTGCAGAGAAGTTCAAGACCAGCAAAGACAGGAAAGATCACCTGGTGAGATGTCACCTCTACCCTGCGGACTTCCGATTTGATAAGCCAAAGAAAAGCAGAGG CCCAGCCACACCCGGGGCCGCTGTACGAGCATCCGCAGAAGCTCCGAGGGATGACGGGGAGCAATCAGGAGGGGATGCCATGGAAGTCTGCTCTGAACACGCGGCCTCCCTCCCAGAGCCTGTGGGCGAGCGACGGACCTCCAGCCACAG